From Planococcus halocryophilus, the proteins below share one genomic window:
- the rsmA gene encoding 16S rRNA (adenine(1518)-N(6)/adenine(1519)-N(6))-dimethyltransferase RsmA, which produces MTKDIATPIRTQQIMTKYNLKVKKSLGQNFLIDPNILRKIVGQANLTKKSAAIEIGPGIGALTEHLAREAGKVLAFEIDQRLLPVLADTLSPYDNISIIHSDILKADVQAAIDSELAGYDDIVVVANLPYYVTTPIILKLLLEKLPIRGMVVMLQKEVAERITAKPGTKAYGSLSIAIQYYTQAEMALTVPKSVFLPQPNVDSAVIRMTKRDVPEVEVIDEDFFFTVTRGSFVQRRKTILNNLQVAMPLGKEKKEFILKALEEAEIDPTRRGETLTIKEFGLLSDKLYAYFQ; this is translated from the coding sequence ATGACTAAAGATATTGCAACACCGATCCGTACTCAACAAATCATGACGAAATATAATTTGAAAGTAAAAAAAAGCTTAGGACAAAACTTTTTAATCGATCCTAATATTTTGCGTAAAATTGTTGGTCAAGCAAACTTAACAAAAAAATCAGCGGCAATTGAAATTGGTCCAGGTATCGGTGCGTTAACCGAGCATTTAGCGAGAGAAGCTGGAAAAGTGCTAGCTTTCGAAATCGATCAGCGTTTATTGCCAGTACTTGCTGATACGCTATCTCCATATGACAATATTTCCATTATTCATTCTGATATTTTAAAAGCGGATGTCCAAGCGGCCATTGATAGCGAATTAGCGGGATACGACGATATTGTGGTCGTGGCCAACTTACCTTATTACGTGACAACCCCGATTATCTTAAAGTTGTTACTAGAAAAACTACCGATTCGTGGCATGGTCGTAATGTTGCAAAAAGAGGTGGCTGAACGCATTACAGCTAAACCTGGAACCAAAGCCTACGGATCACTATCAATCGCTATTCAGTACTATACACAGGCTGAAATGGCGTTAACTGTTCCGAAGTCCGTTTTCTTGCCTCAACCCAATGTTGATTCAGCGGTTATTCGCATGACGAAACGTGATGTGCCAGAAGTCGAAGTAATTGATGAAGACTTCTTCTTTACTGTTACGAGAGGGTCGTTTGTTCAACGAAGAAAAACTATATTAAACAACCTTCAAGTGGCAATGCCTTTAGGAAAAGAGAAAAAAGAATTCATCTTAAAAGCTTTGGAAGAAGCAGAAATCGATCCGACAAGACGTGGCGAAACATTAACTATTAAAGAATTTGGTTTATTATCGGATAAATTATACGCTTATTTTCAGTGA
- the veg gene encoding biofilm formation stimulator Veg, producing MPKTLADIKKSLDLHLGKRLLLKANGGRKKTVERAGILRETYHSVFVIELDQEEHAFERVSYSYADILTEAVEITVYEGTEDALVVK from the coding sequence ATGCCCAAAACTTTGGCGGATATTAAAAAGTCGTTAGACCTACATTTAGGAAAACGATTGCTTTTGAAGGCAAACGGAGGTCGCAAGAAAACGGTTGAACGTGCCGGAATCCTGCGCGAAACATATCACTCCGTGTTCGTGATTGAGTTAGATCAAGAAGAGCATGCATTTGAACGCGTGTCTTACAGCTACGCAGACATCTTAACTGAAGCAGTAGAAATTACTGTGTACGAAGGAACCGAAGATGCACTTGTTGTGAAATAA
- the ispE gene encoding 4-(cytidine 5'-diphospho)-2-C-methyl-D-erythritol kinase codes for MLYVKAPAKINLTLDVLYKRPDNYHEIEMIMTTVDLSDRIGLMGTAKGIHIQSADRFVPNDFRNLAYQAAKLIKDTFNIKTGVIISLDKKIPVAAGLAGGSSDAAATLKGLNKLWQLNLSLDELAELGAKIGSDVSFCVYGGTALAKGRGEIIQQLPTPPNCWVILAKPTIGVSTADVYGAFDVATAQHPNTQAMIQALEDGDYDAMCANLGNALESVTLNLYPEVAHIKDQMKKFGADAVLMSGSGPTVFGLVYQEARIPRIYNGLRGFCSEVYAVRLIGEREPLA; via the coding sequence ATGCTCTACGTGAAAGCGCCTGCCAAGATTAATTTAACATTAGATGTTTTATATAAACGTCCAGATAACTATCATGAGATTGAAATGATTATGACCACGGTGGATTTGTCGGATCGCATAGGATTGATGGGAACAGCAAAAGGCATACATATTCAGTCTGCAGATCGCTTCGTGCCAAATGATTTCCGCAACCTTGCTTATCAGGCAGCAAAATTGATTAAAGACACTTTTAATATTAAAACTGGCGTTATCATCTCGCTTGATAAAAAAATTCCGGTTGCAGCAGGTTTGGCCGGAGGAAGTAGCGATGCTGCTGCTACATTAAAAGGATTAAATAAACTTTGGCAATTAAACTTGTCACTTGATGAACTAGCTGAACTAGGTGCTAAAATCGGTTCGGATGTTTCTTTTTGTGTATACGGGGGCACGGCTCTTGCAAAAGGACGCGGAGAAATTATCCAACAATTGCCGACACCACCAAATTGTTGGGTCATCTTAGCAAAACCAACGATTGGCGTTTCTACAGCCGATGTTTACGGCGCATTCGATGTAGCAACAGCTCAGCATCCAAATACTCAAGCAATGATTCAAGCGCTTGAGGATGGCGATTACGATGCGATGTGCGCCAACCTTGGCAATGCACTCGAAAGCGTTACGTTAAATTTGTATCCAGAAGTAGCGCATATTAAAGATCAGATGAAGAAATTCGGAGCGGACGCGGTATTAATGAGCGGTAGTGGACCGACCGTTTTCGGGTTGGTCTACCAAGAAGCGCGTATTCCGCGTATATATAATGGCTTGCGTGGCTTTTGTTCGGAAGTTTATGCAGTACGGTTGATTGGTGAACGAGAGCCTCTTGCTTAA
- the purR gene encoding pur operon repressor, whose product MKWKRSERLVDMTHFLLDHPHKLISLTYFSELYQSAKSSISEDLGIVKETFEEKGIGLLMTVPGAAGGVKYVPKLQTGEIKTVIADLMEELSHSDRLLPGGYLYMTDVLGNPEMMNRVGKVFATAFAKEKIDVIMTVATKGIPIAHAIARHLNVPVVIVRRDSKVTEGSTVSINYVSGSSRRIQTMVLSKRSMKSGQRVLITDDFMKVGGTMNGMKNLLEEFECTLAGVAVLVEAEHSDERLVEKYLSLVKLHEVSEKERTIALEEGNYFENGGI is encoded by the coding sequence TTGAAGTGGAAGCGCAGTGAACGGCTTGTTGATATGACACATTTTTTATTAGATCATCCACATAAATTGATTTCGCTGACTTATTTCTCGGAGCTGTATCAATCCGCTAAGTCATCCATCAGTGAAGATTTAGGGATTGTTAAAGAAACGTTCGAAGAAAAAGGAATTGGTTTATTGATGACAGTTCCAGGAGCAGCTGGTGGCGTTAAATATGTTCCGAAGCTCCAAACTGGTGAAATCAAAACCGTGATAGCTGATTTGATGGAAGAGTTAAGCCATTCAGATCGACTATTGCCAGGTGGCTATTTATACATGACAGATGTACTTGGCAATCCAGAAATGATGAACCGGGTTGGTAAAGTATTTGCGACAGCGTTTGCAAAAGAAAAAATTGATGTCATCATGACGGTAGCGACAAAAGGCATCCCAATTGCTCACGCTATTGCACGTCATTTGAATGTACCGGTCGTTATTGTTCGTCGTGATAGCAAAGTCACTGAAGGCTCTACAGTCAGTATCAACTATGTATCGGGATCATCTAGACGGATCCAGACAATGGTGTTGTCAAAACGTAGCATGAAGAGCGGACAGCGCGTTCTAATTACAGATGACTTTATGAAGGTCGGCGGAACGATGAATGGCATGAAAAACTTACTTGAAGAGTTTGAATGCACATTAGCGGGTGTTGCTGTACTTGTTGAAGCCGAGCATTCAGATGAACGTCTTGTCGAGAAGTATTTGTCTCTCGTCAAATTACACGAAGTCAGTGAAAAAGAACGGACCATCGCTTTAGAAGAAGGAAATTACTTTGAAAACGGGGGAATTTAA
- a CDS encoding RidA family protein, with product MNYVATDKAAAAIGPYSQGVVSGGLLYSSGQIPLTATGELVDGSIADQTHQVFSNLKAVLAEAGSTLNDVIKTTVFIKDMNDFAALNEIYASYFGNHKPARSTVEVARLPKDVKVEIEVIAKVTE from the coding sequence ATGAATTACGTAGCGACAGATAAAGCGGCAGCTGCAATCGGACCATATTCACAAGGGGTTGTATCAGGAGGGCTTTTGTATAGCTCGGGTCAAATTCCATTAACAGCAACCGGTGAATTGGTTGACGGATCTATTGCTGACCAAACACATCAAGTATTTTCAAACTTAAAAGCGGTGCTTGCAGAAGCAGGCTCAACTCTAAACGATGTTATTAAAACTACAGTGTTCATTAAAGATATGAACGATTTTGCTGCTTTAAACGAGATTTACGCTAGTTATTTTGGGAATCATAAACCAGCGCGTTCGACAGTAGAAGTAGCCCGGTTGCCAAAAGATGTAAAAGTAGAAATCGAAGTTATTGCAAAAGTGACCGAGTAA
- the spoVG gene encoding septation regulator SpoVG, translated as MEVTDVRLRRVQTDGRMRAIASITLDDEFVIHDIRVIDGNDGLFVAMPSKRTPDGEFRDIAHPINSSARTKLQEAVLTAYEQSESESVLENAGV; from the coding sequence ATGGAAGTAACAGATGTGAGACTACGCCGTGTACAAACCGATGGTCGAATGAGAGCAATCGCCTCCATCACGCTGGATGACGAATTTGTGATTCATGACATTCGGGTTATTGATGGAAACGACGGCTTATTTGTAGCAATGCCGAGCAAAAGAACACCAGATGGAGAATTTCGAGATATTGCCCATCCTATTAATTCTAGCGCACGCACGAAGCTACAAGAAGCTGTCTTAACTGCATATGAGCAAAGTGAAAGCGAATCGGTCTTAGAAAATGCCGGCGTTTAA
- the glmU gene encoding bifunctional UDP-N-acetylglucosamine diphosphorylase/glucosamine-1-phosphate N-acetyltransferase GlmU — translation MANTYAVILAAGQGTRMKSKLYKVLHPVCGMPMVEHVTSNVEQLGVEKIVTVVGHGAEKVQQQLGEKSEYALQAEQLGTAHAVQQTASLIEGLTGTTLVVCGDTPLIRPETMQALLDQHSETGAKATILTAIADNPTGYGRILRNSNGIVEKIVEQKDASPEEQQVKEINTGTYCFDNEALFRALKLVSNDNVQGEYYLPDVIEILQKQGEIVAAYATDSFDETLGVNDRVALSQAESIMRKRIAEKHMRAGVSIIDPATAYISAQAEIGADTIIHPNVTIAGDTKIGEDCIISSNSQIVNSVIGDRTTIRSSEVYDSSIGTDTAVGPFAHVRPQSALGNDVKIGNFVEVKKAEIGNDSKVSHLSYIGDATVGTGVNIGCGTITVNYDGKNKFQTIIEDDTFIGCNSNLIAPVTVGKGSYVAAGSTISKNVPEDSLAIARSRQENKEGYASKLNRKK, via the coding sequence ATGGCAAATACATATGCAGTAATTTTAGCAGCCGGCCAAGGAACGCGCATGAAATCAAAATTGTACAAGGTACTTCATCCGGTTTGTGGCATGCCAATGGTGGAACATGTAACAAGCAATGTCGAACAACTCGGTGTTGAAAAAATCGTTACAGTTGTCGGCCACGGTGCTGAAAAAGTTCAACAGCAGCTAGGAGAGAAAAGTGAGTACGCGTTACAAGCAGAGCAGCTTGGAACGGCTCATGCGGTACAGCAAACAGCTTCATTGATCGAAGGTTTGACGGGGACAACGTTAGTTGTTTGTGGCGACACACCATTAATCCGTCCTGAAACGATGCAAGCCTTGCTTGACCAGCATTCTGAAACAGGAGCAAAAGCAACAATTTTAACAGCAATTGCCGACAACCCAACAGGTTATGGGCGAATTCTTCGCAACAGTAACGGCATTGTTGAAAAAATCGTTGAGCAAAAAGATGCTTCTCCAGAAGAACAACAAGTAAAAGAAATTAATACAGGAACCTATTGCTTTGACAACGAAGCGTTGTTTAGAGCGTTAAAATTGGTTTCTAATGATAACGTCCAAGGCGAATATTACTTGCCAGATGTTATTGAAATTCTTCAAAAGCAAGGTGAAATCGTAGCCGCTTATGCAACAGACAGCTTTGATGAAACACTGGGAGTCAATGACCGAGTTGCCTTAAGCCAAGCTGAGAGCATTATGCGCAAACGAATTGCTGAAAAACATATGAGAGCTGGAGTATCGATTATTGACCCGGCAACTGCTTATATTAGTGCACAAGCTGAAATCGGAGCGGATACCATCATTCATCCGAACGTAACAATTGCAGGAGATACAAAAATCGGTGAAGATTGTATTATTTCTTCAAACAGTCAGATTGTCAATAGTGTGATTGGCGACCGTACAACAATCCGCAGTTCAGAAGTTTACGACAGCAGCATTGGTACGGATACAGCTGTAGGACCATTTGCGCACGTTCGTCCGCAATCAGCTTTAGGTAACGATGTGAAAATCGGTAACTTTGTCGAAGTGAAAAAAGCCGAAATCGGCAACGATAGCAAAGTTTCTCATTTAAGCTATATTGGCGATGCAACTGTTGGCACGGGTGTTAATATTGGCTGCGGAACCATCACTGTAAATTATGATGGCAAAAATAAATTCCAAACCATTATTGAAGATGATACGTTCATCGGCTGTAATTCAAATTTGATTGCACCGGTTACTGTAGGCAAAGGATCATATGTTGCCGCAGGATCTACAATTTCCAAAAATGTACCTGAGGATTCATTGGCGATTGCTCGTTCGCGCCAGGAAAATAAAGAAGGCTATGCAAGTAAATTAAACAGGAAAAAATAG
- a CDS encoding ribose-phosphate diphosphokinase — protein sequence MGYQNANSKLKIFSLNSNQELAEEISEHAGIPLGKSSVTHFSDGEIQINIEESIRGYDVFIVQSTSQPVNENLMELLIMIDAVKRASARTVNVVMPYYGYARQDRKARSREPITAKLVANLLETAGATRVIVLDLHAPQIQGFFDILIDHLVAVPLLSDYFLNESGVDLENVIIVSPDHGGVTRARKMADRLKAPIAIIDKRRPKPNVAEVMNIVGNVEGKTAIIIDDIIDTAGTISIAASALIESGAKEVFACCTHPVLSGPAVQRINDSVIKELIITNSIALPEEKKSPKIKQLSVARLLAETIVRVHEQKSVSTLFD from the coding sequence ATGGGCTATCAAAATGCAAACTCGAAATTGAAAATCTTTTCATTGAATTCGAACCAAGAGCTAGCGGAGGAAATTTCTGAACACGCAGGTATTCCACTTGGAAAAAGTTCAGTAACACATTTCAGCGATGGTGAAATCCAAATTAATATTGAAGAAAGTATTCGTGGCTATGATGTATTTATCGTACAATCGACTTCTCAGCCGGTTAACGAAAACTTGATGGAACTATTAATTATGATTGACGCTGTTAAACGTGCTTCTGCCCGTACAGTCAATGTCGTAATGCCTTACTATGGTTATGCACGACAAGATCGTAAAGCCCGTTCACGTGAACCGATTACAGCGAAGTTAGTAGCGAACTTATTGGAAACTGCAGGAGCAACTCGTGTCATCGTACTTGATTTGCATGCTCCTCAAATTCAAGGGTTCTTCGATATTTTGATTGACCACTTGGTAGCTGTACCATTGCTTTCTGATTATTTCCTGAATGAAAGTGGCGTTGACCTTGAAAATGTCATCATCGTTTCACCAGACCACGGCGGAGTTACACGCGCACGTAAGATGGCGGATCGTTTGAAAGCACCAATTGCCATTATCGACAAACGTCGCCCAAAACCAAACGTTGCTGAAGTGATGAACATTGTTGGTAACGTAGAAGGTAAAACGGCGATTATTATTGATGACATCATTGATACAGCAGGAACAATTTCCATTGCTGCGAGTGCATTAATCGAAAGCGGTGCGAAAGAAGTCTTTGCATGCTGTACACATCCAGTCCTTTCTGGCCCAGCTGTACAACGTATTAATGATTCGGTTATCAAAGAATTGATCATCACAAATTCAATTGCATTGCCTGAAGAAAAGAAATCTCCTAAAATCAAGCAGTTATCTGTAGCTCGTTTATTGGCTGAGACAATTGTTCGTGTTCACGAACAAAAATCTGTCAGCACTTTGTTTGATTGA
- a CDS encoding 50S ribosomal protein L25/general stress protein Ctc encodes MVKMTAQKRESSNKNSSLTELRSQGNVPGVVYGFKTETTPVTVTEIDLIKTLRESGRNGVIKLEIDGTTKNVVLSDYQMDALKGSFKHVDFLAINMSDELEVAAAVHLTGESAGEKEGGFITQPNREVNIRVKPSDIPDALEVDISKLEIGDTITVGDIRGTVSYEILDEDDFILVSATAPRTQDEIDELDAGTDENAEPEVVGSEDSKEEDKDA; translated from the coding sequence ATGGTAAAAATGACCGCGCAAAAAAGAGAAAGCAGCAATAAGAATTCTTCATTAACGGAACTTCGTTCACAAGGCAATGTGCCAGGCGTAGTTTATGGTTTTAAAACAGAAACAACACCAGTTACTGTAACTGAAATCGATCTGATTAAAACTTTACGTGAGTCTGGACGTAACGGCGTCATCAAATTAGAAATTGACGGTACGACTAAAAACGTCGTATTGAGCGATTATCAAATGGATGCCTTAAAAGGTAGCTTTAAACACGTCGACTTTTTAGCAATCAATATGTCTGATGAGCTAGAAGTAGCTGCAGCTGTTCACTTAACTGGTGAATCAGCAGGTGAAAAAGAAGGTGGCTTTATCACTCAGCCTAACCGCGAAGTAAATATCCGCGTAAAACCATCTGATATTCCGGATGCACTAGAAGTAGACATCTCGAAATTAGAAATTGGCGATACAATCACAGTTGGTGATATTCGTGGAACGGTCTCTTATGAGATCCTTGACGAAGACGACTTTATCCTTGTTTCTGCAACTGCTCCTCGTACACAAGATGAAATCGACGAACTTGATGCGGGAACTGATGAAAATGCAGAACCAGAAGTGGTTGGTAGCGAAGATTCTAAAGAAGAAGATAAAGACGCATAA
- the pth gene encoding aminoacyl-tRNA hydrolase yields MKLIIGLGNPGKAYEDTRHNIGFKVIDYLASQWNAPLTQSKFKGMYSVSHRPEGKVMLLKPLTYMNLSGESVGALMDYYNIDLKDIIVIYDDLDLPTGQLRLRQKGSAGGHNGIKSLIQHLGNLEFNRLRIGISRPPAGMKVPDYVLQRFSKEEIPEMTAAIKKSAAACETWLSKPYVEVMNEFNGI; encoded by the coding sequence ATGAAACTGATTATCGGTCTGGGCAATCCAGGCAAAGCCTATGAAGATACGCGCCATAACATCGGCTTTAAAGTAATCGATTACTTAGCGAGTCAATGGAATGCGCCGTTAACACAATCTAAATTTAAAGGTATGTATTCAGTGAGTCATCGACCTGAAGGCAAAGTGATGTTGTTAAAGCCATTAACGTACATGAACTTGTCTGGTGAGAGTGTCGGTGCATTAATGGATTACTATAATATTGACTTAAAAGACATTATCGTCATTTACGATGACTTGGATTTGCCAACGGGGCAATTAAGATTGCGTCAAAAAGGTAGTGCGGGTGGTCATAATGGCATAAAGTCATTAATCCAGCATTTAGGGAATCTAGAATTTAATCGTTTGCGCATTGGGATTAGCCGTCCGCCGGCAGGTATGAAAGTACCGGATTACGTATTGCAGCGATTTTCGAAAGAAGAAATTCCAGAAATGACCGCGGCGATTAAAAAAAGTGCAGCTGCTTGTGAAACATGGTTGTCAAAACCTTATGTAGAAGTTATGAATGAATTTAATGGAATTTAA
- the mfd gene encoding transcription-repair coupling factor yields the protein MNHILQIFSEDTQTQRFVEDLKQGNDHQLISGLSGSARPIFYQTIWSELEEPLLIVTPNLLHAQRVYDDLVRLMGEQQVHLYPAEELIAAEVSFSGPELRAHRIDTLDHMKSVGKGIYITPVAGMRKLLPTKEQWDYANLRIAEGEELDTNKWLLKLVAMGYSRTPMVTTPGEFALRGGILDIYPLNFEHPVRIELFDTEVDSLRLFSAEDQRSLEKVQSLCILPASELVLSPDQRIQLAEKLEVQLASSLKKIKADDTKALLLQHIQHDIDLLKQGETPEQLAKYASLIETQSAFLGDYFPGNGLVFFDELGRIQEMTDTLEREEGDWIVSLLEEGKFLHDIPLTYTFREMMSKLQQKVTFLSLFVRTFPMVSIKKSLAFSCKPMQSFHGQMHLLKAEMERWTLGKSQIFIVAAGDERLEKVRSVLADYDMEAAIATPSTEIQGGQIYLVDGELSTGFEMPLQRLTVITDSELFKQQPKKKTRAQKLTNAERIKSYSEIKPGDYIVHIHHGIGRFVGIETLESGGVHKDYLHIVYKADDKLFVPVDKIDLIQKYIASEEKEPKLHKMGGAEWKKTRTKVSAAVQDIADDLIKLYAEREALRGFAFSEEQDMQRQFEAEFPYEETVDQLRSINEVKRDMENERPMDRLICGDVGYGKTEVAIRAGFKAVLDGKQVAFLVPTTILAQQHFETMSERFKDYPITVGLMSRFRSKKQQTETVKGLKNGSVDIVVGTHRILSKDMQYKDLGLLIIDEEQRFGVTHKEKIKQMKTNVDVLTLTATPIPRTLHMSMIGVRDLSVIETPPANRFPVQSYVMEHNGALVREAIEREMARGGQVFYLYNRVDDMTRKVEEIQQLVPEARVGYAHGQMSETELESVILSFLDGDYDVLVTTTIIETGIDIPNVNTLIVYNADRMGLSQLYQLRGRVGRSSRVAYAYFMYQRDKVLTDVAEKRLMAIKEFTELGSGFKIAMRDLTIRGAGNLLGSQQHGFIDSVGFDLYSQMLQEAIDERQTGVKKEVIPEIEISLDVDAYIPDAYISDGYQKIQMYKRVKGIETEEEMRELQDELIDRFGDMPTETDSLLRIARMKVWAREVGVESLKQNGKLVSVRLSEKGTASINGGKVVEESAAYGRAVGFSMSGQQLVMTIDENKTKKQHPFDVLEGMMKLLPESLREEKAIL from the coding sequence ATGAACCACATTTTACAGATTTTTTCAGAGGATACTCAGACACAACGATTTGTAGAAGATTTAAAACAAGGAAATGATCATCAATTGATTTCTGGTTTATCTGGCAGCGCACGACCAATTTTTTATCAAACCATCTGGTCGGAACTAGAAGAGCCTTTACTAATTGTGACACCCAACTTATTGCATGCGCAACGTGTATATGATGATTTGGTCCGACTCATGGGGGAACAACAAGTTCATCTTTATCCGGCAGAAGAATTAATCGCAGCAGAAGTGTCTTTTTCAGGTCCCGAATTGCGTGCTCACAGAATCGATACACTCGATCATATGAAGAGTGTTGGTAAAGGCATTTACATCACGCCAGTTGCAGGGATGCGCAAGTTATTGCCGACAAAAGAGCAGTGGGATTACGCCAATTTACGAATTGCAGAAGGTGAAGAACTCGATACAAACAAATGGCTGTTAAAGTTAGTAGCAATGGGGTACTCTCGGACGCCAATGGTAACTACTCCCGGTGAATTTGCGCTTCGTGGAGGCATTTTAGATATTTATCCACTGAATTTTGAACACCCAGTGCGCATCGAATTATTCGATACAGAAGTGGATTCATTACGCCTATTTTCAGCGGAAGATCAACGTTCGCTCGAAAAAGTCCAATCGCTTTGTATTTTGCCAGCCAGTGAATTGGTGCTATCACCCGACCAACGAATTCAATTAGCAGAAAAACTAGAAGTTCAACTTGCTTCTAGTTTGAAAAAAATAAAAGCTGACGATACGAAAGCCTTATTGCTGCAACATATTCAGCATGATATTGACTTATTGAAACAAGGAGAAACTCCAGAGCAATTGGCGAAATATGCTTCATTGATTGAGACGCAATCGGCATTTTTGGGTGATTATTTCCCGGGGAATGGACTCGTCTTTTTTGATGAGCTTGGTCGTATTCAAGAAATGACGGATACTTTAGAGCGTGAGGAAGGCGATTGGATCGTGTCGCTTCTTGAAGAAGGAAAGTTTCTTCACGATATCCCGTTGACTTATACGTTCCGTGAAATGATGTCGAAGTTGCAACAAAAAGTGACGTTTTTATCTTTATTCGTTCGGACATTCCCGATGGTATCCATCAAGAAATCATTGGCTTTTTCATGCAAGCCGATGCAATCATTCCATGGGCAAATGCATTTGTTAAAAGCAGAAATGGAGCGCTGGACATTAGGCAAGTCGCAAATCTTCATCGTGGCAGCGGGAGATGAGCGCCTAGAGAAAGTACGTTCCGTGCTAGCAGATTACGATATGGAAGCTGCTATTGCCACTCCTTCTACTGAAATTCAAGGCGGTCAAATCTATTTAGTTGATGGAGAATTATCAACAGGCTTTGAAATGCCGTTGCAACGTTTAACGGTCATCACAGACTCCGAATTGTTTAAGCAGCAGCCCAAAAAGAAAACGCGTGCACAAAAACTAACGAATGCTGAGCGCATCAAGAGCTACTCGGAGATTAAGCCAGGTGACTATATTGTTCATATTCACCACGGGATCGGCCGCTTTGTAGGCATTGAAACGCTCGAAAGTGGAGGCGTTCATAAAGATTATTTGCATATCGTTTATAAAGCCGACGATAAATTATTCGTACCAGTCGACAAAATTGATTTGATTCAAAAATACATTGCCTCTGAAGAAAAAGAACCAAAACTGCATAAAATGGGCGGAGCAGAATGGAAGAAAACGCGTACAAAAGTGTCAGCCGCCGTTCAAGACATTGCAGATGACTTGATCAAACTATATGCAGAACGCGAAGCATTGAGAGGGTTTGCTTTTTCCGAAGAGCAAGACATGCAACGCCAATTTGAAGCCGAGTTTCCGTATGAAGAAACGGTCGATCAATTGCGTTCTATCAATGAAGTGAAACGTGATATGGAAAATGAGCGACCGATGGATCGCCTCATATGCGGGGACGTGGGTTATGGGAAAACAGAAGTAGCCATTCGTGCAGGATTTAAAGCAGTACTCGACGGCAAACAAGTGGCGTTTCTTGTACCGACAACGATTTTGGCACAGCAACACTTTGAAACGATGAGTGAACGATTTAAAGATTATCCGATTACGGTCGGGTTGATGAGTCGCTTCCGTTCAAAAAAACAACAAACAGAAACCGTTAAAGGTTTAAAAAATGGGTCAGTCGATATTGTGGTAGGAACGCATCGTATTTTATCAAAAGACATGCAATATAAAGACCTTGGCTTATTGATCATTGATGAAGAGCAACGTTTTGGTGTGACGCATAAAGAAAAAATCAAACAAATGAAAACCAATGTCGATGTTTTAACGCTTACCGCAACACCAATTCCACGGACGCTACATATGTCGATGATTGGTGTACGCGATTTGTCAGTGATCGAAACGCCACCAGCCAACCGCTTTCCTGTGCAAAGTTATGTGATGGAACATAACGGGGCACTCGTTCGCGAAGCAATTGAACGCGAAATGGCACGTGGGGGCCAAGTGTTTTATTTGTATAATCGTGTAGATGATATGACACGGAAAGTAGAAGAAATTCAACAATTGGTACCGGAAGCGCGAGTTGGTTATGCGCACGGACAAATGAGTGAAACGGAACTCGAATCGGTCATTTTGAGTTTCCTAGATGGCGATTACGATGTCTTGGTGACAACGACGATTATCGAAACTGGCATTGATATTCCAAACGTTAATACATTAATCGTCTATAATGCTGATCGCATGGGCTTGTCCCAGCTGTATCAATTGCGTGGACGTGTCGGGCGTTCAAGTCGTGTCGCGTATGCGTACTTTATGTATCAGCGCGACAAAGTGTTAACCGATGTTGCAGAGAAGCGATTGATGGCCATTAAAGAATTTACGGAGCTTGGTTCAGGGTTTAAAATCGCTATGCGCGATTTAACAATACGCGGAGCAGGGAACTTACTCGGTTCACAACAACACGGCTTTATTGATTCGGTCGGTTTTGATTTGTATTCGCAAATGCTGCAAGAAGCAATTGACGAACGTCAAACAGGTGTTAAAAAAGAAGTCATACCGGAAATTGAAATTTCACTTGATGTGGATGCCTACATTCCAGATGCTTATATTAGTGATGGTTACCAAAAAATTCAAATGTACAAACGCGTCAAAGGCATTGAAACAGAAGAAGAAATGCGTGAGTTGCAAGATGAATTGATCGATCGGTTCGGTGATATGCCAACGGAAACGGATAGCTTATTGCGCATTGCACGTATGAAAGTATGGGCGCGCGAAGTCGGGGTAGAATCGCTTAAGCAAAATGGCAAACTTGTTTCTGTTCGCTTAAGTGAAAAAGGTACCGCCAGCATCAATGGTGGGAAAGTGGTCGAAGAATCTGCCGCTTATGGCCGCGCTGTTGGATTTAGTATGTCGGGTCAGCAATTGGTTATGACCATTGATGAGAATAAAACCAAAAAACAACATCCGTTTGATGTTCTCGAAGGCATGATGAAATTATTGCCAGAATCGCTGCGTGAAGAAAAAGCGATTTTGTAA